A stretch of the Phoenix dactylifera cultivar Barhee BC4 unplaced genomic scaffold, palm_55x_up_171113_PBpolish2nd_filt_p 000782F, whole genome shotgun sequence genome encodes the following:
- the LOC103709865 gene encoding F-box protein SKIP22-like, protein MKLRVRSTATKETLRVEAPDASSLHDLKTLIASKLSPSISPDSIRLSLNRTDELFAPSPGDSLPSLGLTAGDLLFFSLAPDSQTISPTPAPIPPPENPDSDAPSQKDAILDTSATLDSNRHEEIVAENPNSTVPSVQDALSGPTLTLDSNRTQEMAAEYPEDRMEVEEESPVAKKSVSVPVFLKRVKEEEKGEVEGILGRLVIVVHAVFLESGFLVYDGNGSRLPEGWASAATTAVSIQYTLPGLVGLGNDGKQVKIAILKFAVMGNYVTVYGYVSGDHPDVYRVCFDGSKLEHLFSLDMDSMGQTEEKEIFQLWKAVKDGLSLHLLIDICQKNGLPLPACFMLLPVDLKIKVLELIPGIDVAKVACTCSELRYLSSDDELWKHKFVEEFGLLDERQVAGRSWKEKYAFHWVKKKNTNKWIERERTFVWPRNYFPRFNPAVPHGFPMIGGDYDRFPAIGGFGPRMPRIGFPGLPSRRNFSPPCNLGGFNAEFEG, encoded by the coding sequence ATGAAGCTTCGAGTCCGGTCCACGGCGACGAAGGAGACGCTCCGGGTCGAGGCCCCCGACGCCTCCTCCCTTCACGACCTCAAAACCCTAATCGCGTCCAAGTTATCTCCCTCGATCTCTCCCGATTCGATCCGCCTTTCCCTCAATCGCACCGACGAGCTCTTCGCCCCTTCCCCGGGCGATTCCCTCCCCTCCCTCGGCCTCACCGCCGGcgaccttcttttcttctccctcgcCCCCGACTCTCAAACCATATCCCCAACTCCAGCCCCGATTCCACCGCCGGAGAACCCCGATTCCGACGCCCCTTCCCAGAAAGATGCCATCTTGGACACCTCGGCGACCCTAGATTCGAACCGACATGAAGAAATTGTGGCAGAGAACCCCAATTCCACCGTCCCTTCTGTTCAAGATGCACTGTCGGGACCCACCCTAACCCTGGATTCGAACCGAACTCAAGAGATGGCGGCCGAGTACCCGGAGGATCGcatggaggtggaggaggagtccCCTGTAGCGAAGAAATCTGTGTCGGTTCCGGTGTTCCTCAAGAGGGtcaaggaagaggagaagggggaggtCGAGGGCATTCTGGGGCGCCTGGTTATTGTTGTCCATGCTGTGTTCCTGGAGTCTGGTTTTCTGGTCTATGATGGCAATGGATCTCGCTTGCCGGAAGGATGGGCATCGGCAGCTACTACTGCAGTGTCCATTCAGTACACTCTCCCTGGTCTTGTAGGCTTAGGTAATGATGGAAAGCAGGTGAAAATTGCCATCTTGAAGTTTGCAGTGATGGGAAATTATGTAACGGTCTATGGGTATGTAAGTGGTGATCATCCAGATGTTTATCGTGTGTGTTTCGATGGATCGAAGCTGGAGCATTTGTTCAGTTTGGATATGGATTCCATGGGTCAAACGGAAGAGAAGGAGATATTTCAACTCTGGAAAGCAGTGAAAGATGGGCTATCTTTACATCTCTTAATTGATATCTGTCAGAAGAATGGGTTGCCTCTGCCGGCATGCTTCATGCTCCTTCCTGTTGATCTCAAAATCAAGGTTCTGGAGCTTATTCCCGGTATTGATGTTGCAAAGGTTGCATGCACTTGCTCCGAGTTGAGGTACCTGTCGTCGGATGATGAGCTTTGGAAGCATAAGTTTGTGGAGGAGTTTGGTTTGCTGGATGAGAGGCAAGTTGCAGGGAGAAGctggaaagaaaaatatgctttCCATTGGGTCAAGAAAAAGAATACTAACAAGTGGATTGAAAGGGAAAGAACATTTGTATGGCCCAGAAATTATTTTCCAAGGTTTAACCCAGCCGTTCCACATGGGTTTCCAATGATTGGTGGAGATTATGACCGTTTCCCAGCAATAGGAGGTTTTGGTCCAAGGATGCCCAGAATTGGATTTCCTGGTCTACCATCTCGACGGAATTTTTCGCCTCCTTGCAATCTTGGTGGATTCAATGCTGAGTTTGAAGGGTGA